ACCTTGCTCTGCGAAGTCAAGTCGCATATTGCGGTCGATGGAAGGAATATAGAAAACACCTTCTGATTGCAGGTCTTTTATCGTGTGAAAGGATTGTGATGTCTGATTGTCGATCGTCAACAGAAGTTCGGAGGGACCGTTTTTTTCCTTCGGAGGAATGACGGCGATATCGAAAGATATGGGACAAGTGCTTTTTTTCAAGAGGTCATCACTCGTTTTGACGGGAATCTCGGGTGTGACTGTGTATGTATCATATGCGAGAGAGGATTTGTCCGAAAAGTAAAAATACGCATAACGGAATGAATATTGTTCATGTGTGTATTCCTTGGGGAAGGAAAGAAGCATTGTCGTTTCGCTGTGGGGCGCGATGCTCAGATGTTGATTCGGCGAGTTGTCTACTTTTACAATTTTGGAACACGTGTCGTTCCAATAGGCAAACAGACCGACAGTCGTGTAGAGAATGTCTTTTTCGATTCTGACATCAGTCGGATTGGTAAACGTATAGCGCGTATAATACATATCGCCGTCAAGCCAGTCTTCTGCCTTAATGGTGACCTTAGACAGTGCATCTTCCATCGTCATCTGCTCGGTCATGGTAGTAGTCGGCGGTACATCTTTCTCACTTGCCCAAGCAGGCATCACGGATATCATCAATAAAAGCAGTATCATCATACAGCGCAATAGCATAAACATTTCCTCCCGAATGTTGGTACTTCTATTTTACCACAAGGGCATGTATTTTCACTAACCTCATGCTTCGCTTTTTAGCTCGCATTCGCTAAGTGTTCATACGATACCACAAGCAGAAATATTTGCCTGCAAGGAAAGTTTTATTTAGGTCGCCTTTTGCGATATATTTCTTTTTCGCTTTGCACATACTGTATGTAGCACTTTTTCACGAATGGGGGCGAAGCGATGCTCTGGTTTATCGTATCGGGGGTGCTCGCAGGATATCTGTCGGCGCGTATGGCATACTGCTGGGAGAGCGGTACGCTGGCGCATATCGCGGTGGGCATCGTAGGTGCGTATATGGGAACGGCGGTCTTTCGGCTCGTGGGCATCACGTCGGACAGCGCGCTCGGCATGATCGTGATCGGCGTGCTTGGTGCTTCTTGTGCGCTGTGGCTCCTGAGAGTTATCTATGAGCACTCCGATTTTTGACCGAATAGGGGCAGGAGGAGCGAAAATCTCGCGTTTTCCTGCCTTTCTCTCTTGCGCGTATATTAGGAAAAATGATATGATAATATGTAACGTTTATACGAGATGGCAAGACTGCCTCTCGCAGGTGCTCTGCCTTGGGCATCATCTATGATTATGGGGAAAAAGGAGACATCGCAATGTCAGAAGAACGCATCAGCTCGAACTTTATACAAGCTATCATTGACGAAGATTTAAAAAACGATTCGGTCTACCAGGAGATCCATACGCGTTTTCCGCCCGAACCGAATGGTTACTTACATATCGGCCATGCCAAATCCATCTGCCTGAACTTCGGCTTGGCACTCAAATACGGCGGTAAATGCAACCTCCGTTTCGACGACACGAATCCGACGAAAGAAGACGTCGAATACGTAGAATCCATCAAAGAGGACGTTAAGTGGCTCGGCTTCACGTGGGACGACCGTATGTTCTACGCATCGAACTACTTCGGAAAGATCTATGAACTTACGCTCGACCTTATCCGCGAAGGCAAAGCATTCGTCTGCGACCTTACGGCAGAAGAAATGCGCGAGTACCGCGGTACGCTTACCGAACCGGGGAAAGAAAGCCCGTACCGTAACCGCTCCGTTGAAGAAAACCTCGACCTTTTCCAGCGTATGAAAAACGGCGAGTTCCCGAACGGCAGCCGCGTGCTTCGTGCGAAGATCGACATGGCATCGCCGAACATGAATATGCGCGACCCTGTCATCTACCGCATCTCGCATGCGCATCATCACCGCACGGGCGACGAATGGTGCATCTATCCGATGTATGATTATGCACATCCGCTCTCCGATGCGCTTGAAGGCATCACGCATTCCATCTGCACGCTCGAATTCGAAGACCATCGTGCGCTCTACGACTGGACGCTCGAAGCCTGCCACATGCCGAAACCGCAGCCGAAACAGATCGAGTTCGCTCGTTTGAATATGACCAACCTCATTATGTCGAAACGCAAACTGCGCCGTCTTGTCGAAGAAGGCTACGTCAGCGGTTGGGACGATCCGCGTATGCCGACCATCTCGGGCATCCGTCGTCGCGGCTACACGCCTGAAGCCGTACGCGATTTCTGCGAACGCATCGGCGTTGCCAAAGCCAACAGCCTCGTTGACAGCGCGCTCCTCGACCACTGCATCCGCGAAGACCTCAACAGCAAGGCCGCTCGCGTTATGACGGTTCTCCGTCCGTTAAAACTCGTCATCGACAACTATCCCGAAGGTGAGGTCGAATACCTCACCGCAGAGAACAATCCCGAGTCGCCCGAAATGGGTGAACGCCAAGTAGCGTTCTCGCGTGAGCTTTATATCGAACAGGACGACTTCATGGAAGAACCGGTGAAAAAATTCTTCCGTCTTGCACCTGACAAAGAAGTACGTCTTAAACACGCCTACATCATCAAATGCGAATCGATCGTCAAAGATGACGAAGGCAACATCGTCGAAGTACACTGCACGTACGACCCCGAAAGCAAAACGGGCGGTGCAAATGCAGCACGCAAAGTCAAAGGCACGCTCCACTGGGTATCGGCACAGCACGCCGTACCTGTCGAAGTACGCCTCTACGACTACCTCATGCTCGGCGAACAGGAAAACGAAGCAGACGACTTCATCGCCAAACTCAACCCGAACTCGCTCGAAGTCCTCACCTCCATGGCAGAAGCAAGCATCAAGGACGCGAAGATCGGTGACAAATTCCAGTTCCTCCGTCAAGGCTATTTCTGCATCGATACGGACACGACCGATGACAAGATCGTCATCAACCGCATCGTAGGCCTCCGCGACTCGTGGGCGAAACAGCAGAAGAAAGGCTGAGGTGACTGACTGTGGCGAAGATTCCGAGAGGATTATCCGACGAA
This DNA window, taken from Selenomonadales bacterium, encodes the following:
- a CDS encoding glutamine--tRNA ligase/YqeY domain fusion protein, coding for MSEERISSNFIQAIIDEDLKNDSVYQEIHTRFPPEPNGYLHIGHAKSICLNFGLALKYGGKCNLRFDDTNPTKEDVEYVESIKEDVKWLGFTWDDRMFYASNYFGKIYELTLDLIREGKAFVCDLTAEEMREYRGTLTEPGKESPYRNRSVEENLDLFQRMKNGEFPNGSRVLRAKIDMASPNMNMRDPVIYRISHAHHHRTGDEWCIYPMYDYAHPLSDALEGITHSICTLEFEDHRALYDWTLEACHMPKPQPKQIEFARLNMTNLIMSKRKLRRLVEEGYVSGWDDPRMPTISGIRRRGYTPEAVRDFCERIGVAKANSLVDSALLDHCIREDLNSKAARVMTVLRPLKLVIDNYPEGEVEYLTAENNPESPEMGERQVAFSRELYIEQDDFMEEPVKKFFRLAPDKEVRLKHAYIIKCESIVKDDEGNIVEVHCTYDPESKTGGANAARKVKGTLHWVSAQHAVPVEVRLYDYLMLGEQENEADDFIAKLNPNSLEVLTSMAEASIKDAKIGDKFQFLRQGYFCIDTDTTDDKIVINRIVGLRDSWAKQQKKG
- a CDS encoding GlsB/YeaQ/YmgE family stress response membrane protein: MLWFIVSGVLAGYLSARMAYCWESGTLAHIAVGIVGAYMGTAVFRLVGITSDSALGMIVIGVLGASCALWLLRVIYEHSDF